The Anaeromicrobium sediminis genome includes the window TAGGGAATATTCACAAGTTGTAGCAGACCTTAGCTTTAAAATGTGTGTTGCGGAAATTGAGCAGGCGAAAGGAAACATTAACCGTGAAAAATATTTTAATATTATAGAAGGGAAAACGGCTTTATTTACGAGTGTTTGTTGCAAATTAGGAGCTATCTTAGCGGGTGGTACGAAAAGTGAAATAAAGAGTTTGGAAAGTTTCGGATTGAACTTTGGAATGGCATATCAAATAAAGGATGATTTTGTGGATGGTGATCCTAATGCCCTAAAATATGTTACCATGGATGACGCTAGGGCCTTTTCATCAAAGGCAAAGAAAGCCATTGCTGGATTAGATGATTCTGTATATAAACAAAATTTATGTGAACTAATGGACTATATGATGAATGTTTAATAAATGACCTAATATTTTAATATTAGGTCATTTAGTTCTTTGGATTGGAGGCTCATATTTTGAAATATAAGGAAAAAAAGATTAAATTAGATAATCCACTTTCATTTTGGAATTATTTTAAAAATGAAGAACGTTTTTTATTTTATAATCCATTGAAAAAAGAGTATATTCTTGGTGCGAAACGTTTAAAAACTTTTTCAATGAAAGAAAATTTAAAGGATTATTTATATACTTTTTCATCAATGAGATTCTTTGATTCAATTAAAGATGAAAAGTGGGCAGGCTTTGGAAATGAAACCATTGCATTTGAATATTACCTTGTTGAAAAAGATGGACAGCAGACTCTTTATTACTTGAAAGATTTTATTGAAATAGAAAATAGAGAAGTGAAAATTTGTAAACATTCTTATAAATATGCAACAGAGGATGAACAAGATTGGAAGGAATTATTTTCTGTTGCAAATAACTCAATATCAAGAAAAGAAGTAAATAAAGTTGTCATTTCAAGAGAAATTAAAATAGAATGCGATAGGGTAGTAAATGTAGACAGCCTATTGGAAAATCTTTTGAAAAAGAATCCAAATAGTTTTGTGTTTTCCTATTTCAAAGAAGGAAAAACATTTTTAGGTGCAACACCAGAGATTTTGGTTCAGAAAGAAAAAGATAATATTTTGAGTTATGCTTTAGCAGGTACTATTGAACGAAGGGAAAAAAATGATGAATTACAAAAAACAAGGTTGTTAAATGATCCTAAAAATCGCTATGAGCATGAAATTGTGATTGATTCCATAGTTAATGTTGTGAAAAAATTCACGGAAGAAACTATTGTAGATGAAACCACAACTTTGACACTTAAAAATGTACATCATTTATATACACCTATTTATACAAAGGATAAGAGTAGTACATTATTAGAATGGGTAAGGCGACTACATCCTACACCTGCAGTAGGTGGAAATCCTGCAAATAAAGCATTAGAACTAATTAAAAGGCATGAAAAACATGAAAGAGGACTGTATGGTGCTCCAATTGGCATCATGGACCAAAATGGAGACGGTGTTTTTGTAGTAGGGATACGATCTGCACTCATTGAACAAAATACGGTTTATGCATATGCAGGCTGTGGCATAGTTGATGAATCAGATTATGAAATTGAATATATTGAAACTAAAAACAAATTAAGAACCATTATTGAAAGTTTATAGTGAAGTGGTGAAATGAATGAAAAATTATATGGCAGCATTAGTTGATGAATTACATGAATTAGGTGTGCGTGAAGTTGTAATTAGCCCAGGTTCACGATCCACACCACTATCCTTATTATTTTGTGAACACGATTTTAAAATTTTTATGAATATAGATGAGCGTTCGGCTGGTTTTTTTGCACTTGGTATTGCCAAAGAATATGAAAGACCTGTTGTATTAGTTTGTACATCAGGTTCTGCAGTTGCAAACTATTTCCCTGCAATTGCTGAAGCAAAATATTCACGAGTACCATTAATTGTTTTAACAGCTGATAGACCACATGAATTGCGTTATGTTGGATCACCGCAGGCAATTGATCAAAATAAAATATTTAATAGTTATACAAAATATTATGAAGAATTAGCACTACCCGAAGATAAAGAAAATATGTATCCCTATGTACGAGCTGTTATGCAAAAGGCATATGGAAGTGCCATGTCAAAGGGATACGGTGTATCTCATATTAACATACCAATTCGTGAACCTTTAATTCCTGATTTAAACAATGTAGATTTTACCATTGGACGTGAAGAAAATAAGTTTGAACATCTAGAGGGAGAAGCTAATTTTTCTATTGACGATTCAATTTTCAAAAATAAGAATGGACTAATCATTTGTGGTGGAGATGCCTATTCAAACTATCATGAAGAGGTATTGGCATTAGGAGAACGATTAAAAGCCCCTATAGTAGCAGATCCAATTTCCAATTTACGAAATTACTCAAAAGAGATAATCATGGATAGTTATGATGGATTTCTAAAAAATGATGTTATAAAAAAAGAATTAAAGCCTCAATATATTATTCATTTTGGACAAGTTCCTGTATCAAAACGATTACAGCAATTTTTGTCTATCCATAAAGATGTTTTATATATACAAGTGGACGAAACATTTGAATATCGCAATCCATCTCTTTCTACGAAAAAATATATTGTTTCATCACCAAGATTGTTTGCTAAGTCTATCCGCATAGAAAATGGTAACAGAGCGTATTTAGACAAATGGTTAAACTATCAAAACCAAATGCGTAGACAATTAGATGGTGTAATAGATGAAATGAACCTGTTTGAAGGCAAGTTGATTCAAATGATACAAAATATGTTGCCAATGGAAAGTCGCCTAGTTGTTTCAAATAGTATGTCGATTCGTCATGTGGATTACTTTTTTCAATCACTAGATCAAAAGATTAAAGTATTTTGTAATAGAGGTGCAAATGGAATAGATGGTATTGTTTCAACTGCACTAGGTGTATCCACATCAAATAAACCAACGGTTCTAGCAACAGGTGATTTATCATTTTACCATGATTTAAGTGGATTGCTAATTGGAA containing:
- the menD gene encoding 2-succinyl-5-enolpyruvyl-6-hydroxy-3-cyclohexene-1-carboxylic-acid synthase, whose product is MAALVDELHELGVREVVISPGSRSTPLSLLFCEHDFKIFMNIDERSAGFFALGIAKEYERPVVLVCTSGSAVANYFPAIAEAKYSRVPLIVLTADRPHELRYVGSPQAIDQNKIFNSYTKYYEELALPEDKENMYPYVRAVMQKAYGSAMSKGYGVSHINIPIREPLIPDLNNVDFTIGREENKFEHLEGEANFSIDDSIFKNKNGLIICGGDAYSNYHEEVLALGERLKAPIVADPISNLRNYSKEIIMDSYDGFLKNDVIKKELKPQYIIHFGQVPVSKRLQQFLSIHKDVLYIQVDETFEYRNPSLSTKKYIVSSPRLFAKSIRIENGNRAYLDKWLNYQNQMRRQLDGVIDEMNLFEGKLIQMIQNMLPMESRLVVSNSMSIRHVDYFFQSLDQKIKVFCNRGANGIDGIVSTALGVSTSNKPTVLATGDLSFYHDLSGLLIGKTHNLNLVIVLLNNDGGGIFRHLPQSKERHFDYLFLTQHGMNFEGTKTLYGLTYYEAKDYNSFENIFNEAISLEGVKLIEVKIDSQLSKELHDKYTTL
- a CDS encoding isochorismate synthase translates to MKYKEKKIKLDNPLSFWNYFKNEERFLFYNPLKKEYILGAKRLKTFSMKENLKDYLYTFSSMRFFDSIKDEKWAGFGNETIAFEYYLVEKDGQQTLYYLKDFIEIENREVKICKHSYKYATEDEQDWKELFSVANNSISRKEVNKVVISREIKIECDRVVNVDSLLENLLKKNPNSFVFSYFKEGKTFLGATPEILVQKEKDNILSYALAGTIERREKNDELQKTRLLNDPKNRYEHEIVIDSIVNVVKKFTEETIVDETTTLTLKNVHHLYTPIYTKDKSSTLLEWVRRLHPTPAVGGNPANKALELIKRHEKHERGLYGAPIGIMDQNGDGVFVVGIRSALIEQNTVYAYAGCGIVDESDYEIEYIETKNKLRTIIESL